The Bernardetia sp. genome has a window encoding:
- a CDS encoding pirin family protein: protein MNRKDFLKRAIKTTLGTGFFVSTPVLGSVFKKQNTDKTASSFTDSTDILGFNHLPNSSTQSIMANTVLHKANTRGMADHGWLKSAHSFSFASYYNPERMNFGVLRVLNDDIIAGGSGFGTHPHDNMEIISIPIENGLRHKDSMGNTSFIKSGEIQVMSAGTGVLHSEVNDTQETTKFLQIWVIPNKRNVTPRYDQIVLNSEDRKNKLQQILSPNQDDEGVWIHQDAWFHLGDLDQGTKVNYELKKPSKNGVYVFVIKGNVHLKNGSETQELDTKDGLGIWNTKKFELEASQDAEVLLMEVPMS from the coding sequence ATGAATCGAAAAGACTTCTTAAAAAGAGCTATCAAAACTACACTTGGAACAGGTTTTTTTGTTTCTACACCTGTTTTAGGTAGTGTTTTTAAAAAACAAAATACAGACAAAACAGCAAGTTCTTTTACAGATTCTACTGATATTTTAGGATTTAATCATTTACCTAATTCTTCAACACAATCAATTATGGCAAATACGGTTTTGCATAAGGCAAACACAAGAGGAATGGCTGACCACGGTTGGCTCAAAAGCGCACATAGTTTTAGTTTTGCATCGTACTACAATCCAGAACGTATGAATTTTGGTGTTCTGCGTGTCTTGAATGATGATATTATTGCAGGAGGCAGTGGCTTTGGAACGCACCCACATGACAATATGGAAATTATCAGTATTCCCATAGAAAATGGCTTGCGTCATAAAGACAGTATGGGCAATACCTCATTTATAAAAAGTGGTGAAATACAAGTGATGAGTGCAGGAACAGGAGTTTTGCATAGTGAAGTGAATGATACTCAAGAGACAACTAAGTTTCTTCAAATTTGGGTCATTCCAAATAAGAGAAATGTAACACCTCGTTACGACCAAATTGTACTCAACTCCGAAGATAGAAAGAATAAATTACAACAGATTTTGTCGCCTAATCAAGATGATGAAGGAGTTTGGATTCATCAAGATGCTTGGTTTCATTTGGGAGATTTAGACCAAGGAACAAAAGTAAATTATGAGCTAAAAAAACCGTCAAAAAATGGTGTATATGTATTTGTTATAAAAGGGAATGTCCACTTAAAAAATGGGAGCGAAACACAAGAATTAGATACAAAAGATGGCTTAGGAATTTGGAATACCAAAAAATTTGAATTAGAAGCCTCTCAAGATGCAGAAGTTTTGCTGATGGAAGTTCCGATGAGCTAA
- a CDS encoding DUF819 domain-containing protein, which yields MTYIFYWLLIAELLITDIMNTPLFTNDAVVLGVLMIVLAAIFVTSNSENKFWKQFYTYVPALLLCYFIPAFLNYPLGLIASEWFDEKVLDFAASLNISIPEGSSFHDIKEIFSQNNIEKSQYEGFIKESKLYHVASRYLLPASLVLLCLSMDLKGVINLGWRAIVMFLTATLGIVLGGGIALFIVANISPETVAGTEENAIWRGLSTIAGSWIGGGANQAAMKEIYKPSGSLFGAMLVIDVVVANIWMGFLLYGANMSEKIDKILKADVSAITALKKKMEDFQAKHARIPSTTDLFMILAIGFGATAIAHFCSDIVAPFMANYKELLTDLKLTSLMSGFFWLVVFATTIGVLLSFTKLRELEGAGASKVGSVCIYILVATIGMHMNLAEIGQYLGLFFLGIIWMIIHVSILLLVAYLIKAPFFFVAVGSQANVGGAASAPVVASAFSPALAPVGVLLAVLGYALGTYGAIACAMFMQAVHSGG from the coding sequence ATGACTTATATATTTTACTGGTTACTGATAGCTGAATTACTGATAACTGATATAATGAACACTCCCCTTTTTACGAATGATGCTGTTGTTTTAGGTGTTTTGATGATAGTTTTAGCTGCTATTTTTGTTACTTCTAATAGTGAAAATAAATTTTGGAAGCAGTTTTATACCTATGTTCCTGCTTTGCTTCTATGTTATTTTATTCCTGCATTTTTAAATTACCCTTTAGGTTTAATTGCTTCGGAGTGGTTCGATGAAAAAGTATTAGATTTTGCTGCTTCACTCAATATTTCCATTCCAGAAGGTTCAAGTTTTCATGACATAAAGGAAATTTTTAGTCAAAACAATATAGAAAAAAGCCAGTATGAAGGGTTTATAAAAGAATCAAAACTCTATCATGTAGCTTCAAGATATTTGCTTCCTGCATCTTTGGTATTGCTTTGTTTGAGTATGGATTTGAAAGGTGTAATTAATCTAGGTTGGAGAGCAATTGTGATGTTTTTGACTGCCACATTAGGAATCGTTTTAGGTGGAGGAATTGCGCTTTTTATTGTTGCAAATATTAGCCCTGAGACAGTAGCAGGGACAGAAGAGAATGCGATTTGGAGAGGACTTTCTACCATTGCAGGAAGTTGGATAGGGGGAGGAGCAAACCAAGCAGCAATGAAAGAAATTTACAAGCCAAGTGGAAGTTTGTTTGGAGCAATGCTCGTCATTGATGTAGTAGTAGCCAATATTTGGATGGGGTTTTTGTTGTATGGAGCAAATATGAGCGAAAAGATAGATAAAATATTAAAAGCAGATGTTTCAGCAATTACAGCATTAAAGAAAAAAATGGAAGACTTTCAAGCCAAACACGCACGTATTCCTTCTACGACTGATTTATTTATGATTTTGGCAATAGGCTTTGGAGCAACGGCAATCGCTCATTTCTGTTCGGATATTGTTGCACCTTTTATGGCAAACTATAAAGAGTTACTTACAGACTTAAAATTGACTTCACTTATGAGTGGATTCTTTTGGCTTGTCGTTTTCGCAACAACTATTGGCGTACTTCTATCTTTTACCAAACTCAGAGAACTTGAAGGAGCAGGAGCTTCGAAGGTAGGAAGTGTTTGTATTTATATTTTGGTAGCCACTATCGGAATGCACATGAATTTGGCTGAAATCGGACAGTATTTAGGCTTATTTTTCTTAGGAATCATTTGGATGATTATTCACGTTAGTATTTTGCTTTTAGTGGCATATCTGATAAAAGCTCCTTTCTTTTTTGTGGCTGTGGGAAGTCAGGCAAATGTAGGTGGAGCAGCTTCTGCACCAGTTGTAGCTTCGGCTTTTAGTCCTGCTCTTGCGCCTGTGGGGGTGTTATTGGCTGTTTTAGGTTATGCGCTCGGTACGTATGGTGCGATTGCTTGTGCTATGTTTATGCAGGCTGTTCATTCTGGAGGGTAA
- a CDS encoding SDR family NAD(P)-dependent oxidoreductase, with product MKVALITGASSGIGLELAHVMAKEKHNLVLVARSIDKLNSLAEELIATHGIKVKTYKADLSNASEIENLYKQTKEDDIEVSYLINNAGFGEYGDFSENDWDKLNTMMQLNMVSLVHLTKLYSKDMVSSSFGKIMNVASTAAFQPLPYFAVYAATKSFVLSFSEAIASELKDHGITVTALCPGLTDTGFVEAANMEDTKFLDKAKAGMATSEEVAEYGYEAMMKGKTVAVHGMINSIMVNSSRFLPRDLVTTIAKKVQE from the coding sequence ATGAAAGTAGCATTAATTACTGGCGCATCTAGTGGAATAGGTCTTGAACTCGCCCATGTGATGGCAAAAGAGAAACATAATCTAGTTTTGGTAGCTCGTAGCATTGACAAACTCAATAGCCTTGCCGAAGAACTCATAGCAACACATGGCATAAAAGTGAAAACGTATAAAGCTGATTTGAGTAATGCGAGTGAAATTGAAAATCTTTATAAACAAACAAAAGAAGATGATATTGAAGTCAGCTATTTGATAAATAATGCTGGTTTTGGAGAATATGGAGATTTTTCAGAAAACGATTGGGATAAGCTCAATACGATGATGCAACTCAATATGGTTTCTCTTGTACATCTAACAAAGCTCTATTCTAAAGATATGGTAAGTTCTAGTTTTGGTAAGATTATGAATGTTGCCTCAACAGCTGCTTTCCAGCCTTTGCCGTACTTTGCCGTTTATGCTGCTACAAAATCATTTGTTTTGTCATTTTCAGAAGCGATTGCCAGCGAACTAAAAGACCATGGCATTACTGTAACAGCTCTTTGCCCTGGACTGACTGACACAGGTTTCGTAGAAGCTGCTAATATGGAGGATACCAAGTTTTTAGATAAAGCAAAAGCTGGAATGGCAACTTCAGAAGAAGTAGCAGAATATGGCTATGAGGCTATGATGAAAGGCAAGACAGTAGCCGTACACGGAATGATTAACTCAATTATGGTAAATTCTTCACGATTTTTGCCTAGAGATTTAGTAACTACCATTGCTAAGAAAGTGCAGGAATAA
- a CDS encoding response regulator transcription factor gives MHSILLAEDDHNLGQILSEYLEIKGFQVTLARDGKEALDAFFKEDNVFDICILDVMMPNVDGFTAAKEIRKIDKHTPIVFLTAKGMKEDRIEGLQIGADDYMTKPFSMEELLLRVQAILRRTIIKDSSPALRKFPIGELLFDYDAQLLKANNTGEEIKLTSKETELLRMLCENKNQTLERSKALNEIWGDDNYFNARSMDVYVTKLRKYLRADEHLKILNVHGTGFKLVELDESSIS, from the coding sequence ATGCACAGTATATTGTTAGCCGAAGACGACCACAATTTGGGTCAGATTTTAAGTGAATATTTAGAAATCAAAGGATTTCAAGTTACCCTCGCTAGAGACGGAAAAGAAGCCTTAGACGCATTTTTTAAAGAAGACAACGTTTTTGACATCTGTATCTTAGACGTAATGATGCCAAACGTAGATGGCTTTACGGCTGCTAAAGAAATCAGAAAAATAGACAAACACACACCTATCGTATTCCTTACAGCAAAAGGAATGAAAGAAGACCGTATTGAAGGACTTCAAATTGGTGCAGATGATTATATGACAAAGCCATTCTCAATGGAAGAGCTTTTGCTTCGTGTACAGGCAATCTTACGCAGAACAATTATTAAAGATAGTTCGCCAGCACTTCGTAAATTCCCTATTGGCGAGCTTTTATTTGATTATGATGCACAGCTTCTCAAAGCAAACAACACAGGAGAGGAAATAAAACTTACCTCAAAGGAAACTGAACTTTTGCGTATGCTTTGTGAAAACAAAAATCAGACATTGGAACGTTCGAAAGCCTTGAACGAAATTTGGGGAGATGACAATTATTTCAATGCTCGTAGTATGGACGTGTATGTAACCAAACTTCGTAAATATCTTCGTGCAGACGAACACCTCAAAATTTTGAATGTTCACGGAACAGGCTTTAAGCTAGTAGAACTTGACGAGAGTTCGATTTCGTAA
- a CDS encoding peptidylprolyl isomerase has product MKTFKIKSFIFLLATGFCFLATSAFSQQVADKIIVKVDNYIILKSELELSYQNYLEQSDQTPPPDAKCGILKQLLFNKVMYAKAEIDSITVLDEQVEAEATNRLSTMVQRAGGDEKKLEEYLGKSLADIKEELLEPIKEQLTIQKMRGEITADAKVTPSQVRKFYKNIPKDSIPFLPAEFEVAQMLVYAKVSKQEKERVRKQLLDIRTRIKAGEDFAKLAKEFSADLGSAAQGGNLGYRERGELVPEYEAMAFSLKPMEISEPVESEFGFHLIQLLERRGNLINTRHILIRPKPSKEDMVYTNQFVDSLRNLIVKDSLTFAKAVAEHSADRNSKNNGGRITSMQTGSPKLVAEDFDYNTYLILDTMKVGSVSPPLPFRSPDGKEAVRLLYFIDKSKPHQANLKDDYEKIYQAALNEERAKMLDEWFYTAIKELYIDIDEEYNTCGLLEGI; this is encoded by the coding sequence ATGAAAACCTTCAAAATCAAATCTTTTATATTTCTACTCGCTACTGGGTTTTGTTTTCTAGCTACTTCTGCTTTTTCACAGCAAGTAGCAGACAAAATTATTGTCAAGGTAGATAATTATATCATCCTAAAATCAGAGTTAGAACTCTCTTATCAAAACTATCTTGAGCAGTCAGACCAAACTCCCCCACCAGATGCAAAATGTGGAATATTAAAACAGCTTTTATTCAATAAAGTAATGTATGCCAAAGCTGAAATAGATTCGATTACTGTATTGGATGAGCAAGTAGAGGCAGAGGCTACTAATCGTTTATCTACAATGGTGCAGCGTGCTGGAGGCGATGAGAAAAAATTAGAAGAATATCTAGGGAAATCGTTGGCAGACATCAAAGAAGAACTCTTAGAGCCGATTAAAGAACAACTTACCATTCAGAAAATGCGTGGAGAAATCACAGCAGACGCAAAAGTAACGCCTTCACAAGTACGTAAGTTTTATAAAAACATTCCTAAAGACAGTATTCCGTTTTTACCAGCAGAGTTTGAGGTAGCGCAGATGCTCGTTTATGCAAAAGTGAGTAAGCAAGAAAAAGAAAGAGTTAGAAAACAGCTTTTAGACATTCGTACACGTATCAAGGCAGGAGAAGACTTTGCAAAACTTGCAAAAGAATTTTCAGCAGATTTGGGTTCGGCTGCACAAGGAGGAAACTTAGGCTACAGAGAGCGTGGAGAACTTGTTCCAGAATATGAAGCGATGGCATTTTCTTTAAAACCAATGGAAATTTCAGAGCCAGTAGAATCTGAATTTGGCTTTCACTTGATTCAGCTTTTAGAACGTCGTGGAAATCTTATCAATACTCGTCATATCCTTATTCGTCCGAAGCCTAGCAAAGAAGATATGGTTTATACCAATCAGTTTGTAGATAGTCTTAGAAATCTGATTGTAAAAGATAGTCTCACATTTGCTAAAGCCGTAGCAGAACATTCGGCAGATAGAAATTCAAAAAATAATGGTGGACGCATTACGAGTATGCAAACGGGAAGTCCAAAACTTGTAGCCGAAGATTTTGATTATAATACATATCTAATTTTGGATACAATGAAAGTAGGTTCGGTTTCTCCACCTCTTCCGTTTAGAAGTCCAGACGGAAAAGAGGCTGTTCGTTTACTTTATTTTATAGATAAATCAAAACCACACCAAGCAAATCTAAAAGACGATTACGAAAAAATCTATCAAGCAGCACTCAACGAAGAACGAGCTAAAATGCTTGACGAGTGGTTCTACACTGCCATCAAAGAACTCTACATCGATATTGATGAAGAATACAATACCTGTGGACTTTTGGAAGGAATTTAA